A stretch of DNA from Cololabis saira isolate AMF1-May2022 chromosome 17, fColSai1.1, whole genome shotgun sequence:
ttctctctctgtgaaCATTCCTCTGATATTTTTTGATAGTTTGGTAGTTCTTGGCTCTCTCAGGCATAAAGCAGGGGTGCACCCTGCAGGTTGCATTAATCACCaataccattaaaatgatgcCGGGGTAACATGATGAGTCACAATTATTTaatatcattatttatttttcatacccCTCTTCTAGGAGAATAAAACATCTTCTATTTGTATTTACTAATGTAGtgaagacttaaaataattGAATGTTAAAACATGCTTGAGTTTCATCTATGCTCAGATCAATCCCCGTTGTTGGGCTGAAGTGGAGATATTGAGGGTGAGGAACTTAACCCCCTGCACCGGATCAGAGCCTACAGGTGGCAGCTGGGGAGGAGCTGCACTTTTAAGAGGCATGGTGGACGAGATTCATCAGGTGGAGACACAAGGACCCCTTTTGTCTAATATCAGCCTATAAAAGTATTGGACTGAACCATGCAGAGGGTTGAAAGTGAGCATGAATGCAGCCTGTGATGTCTGCCTGAATTAGTTTCCAATGGTTACCTcacttttgattaaaaaaaaatatatatcttttaTTCAGATACAATAGAAAAAGGCATTCATTGAGATTTACAATTGCACTTTGTTCCACAGCCAACGCACTGATTCAATTTAAAACTGCATGTACTGAGTGTCAAGAGTGTTGTccaaaaatctgaaaatgagATTACAAGGAATGCAAGCTGAACACAAGAAAACATAgtggaataaatcctgctttggTCATTAAAGAATATGTTGCAGTCTAAAATGCTCAAGAAAGTGTATGCTGCACTTGGGATGTAAGATGCCTCATTTGATCTCTTAGAATGCATGATAAATCCATTTCTTGTGTGTAATTATAAATAATTGCAAATGCGGTACAGGTTCATGATCACGCGCTAACCCCGTCCTTCCTGCTCTTGTTATGTCTCTGAAGCTTTCTGTTGTAGTGCCTTTGTGGTTCCTCCTAGTCATTAAAGTTAATTTCAAACAAAACAGGCTTCTCATGTCCACTGAAGACAAAGAGCTAAAGGTGCAAGTCtcagaaacaaagaaaacactGGCAGAGGACCCCATCCAGCATTTATATGTGGATGTATTCATCAAACAGGGACTGTGACTCTTGGCTTTGTTCCAGGTTCCCCGTGTTTCCTCCTTACCTCAACCCTTTGTTACTAAAACCATAAGGGACCCAgacagtttttccttttttcttaacCCGTGCCCATTGAGCCACGTGTATTCCTTATGAACCTCAAAATATATGTCACACACAGACTTTCCACTTTGCCCATTTGAAGCTCAAGCCCATTGTGTACCTCTTCCTGGAAATCAGTCAAATTGAGAGGGACCAGACTGGTTCTTTGTATGAAAGAGGAGAGAGTAACTGCTGGCCGACTAACAGTAGATGCCGTTCCGGGAACAAAATTGCTTGAACAAGGAAATGACTTGGTATGAGTGGAGCAGGGAAGAGACATTAATCCATGACAGAGTTTACACATTCACACAATCAACATATTCATACCAAAAGCCGTTGGGCACTTTACTTTGTTCAGGTCTTTAAAGTAGATTCTTTTCAACTGAGGGTTCAAACAAGGTAGCGCTCCAATGAGAGACCTTTCTGCTGATCACAGCTTCACACCAGTCCTTCAACCATAACTTTAAGAACGGGAGAGAGTTCAAGAGGGCACTGATACGGATAGAATCTTGTTCccacacttttatttttatcctcaaCAGTTACTTGGTCTCATTGCGTGTTTTATGACATAACACACAGTAgtacactttttattttgtttgatttgtttgCACAAAAAAAGGAACCGTGAACATAAACCACATGAGACGAACAGCATGTGACAGCTCATACCCCTAACAGCAAAGCTGCTCTCCTCTGGCTCTTTATTTTAAAGCTGACAGCCTGAAAAGAAAGActgaaaagaataaataaagtgtacatttaaaaaaattcacctCAAGCAATGACACAAAAACAGATCTGTTGTGTGCACGGTGTGGCATTAAAATCACTTTCCCTCAGAATCAGATAAATCAGTTAAAATctgtttatattttcaaatgcacTACTTCAGGTTTCTACACAATGATTTGTATTATACTTAACTTAGCAAAGCAGATTCAACATGAcaaaagtttatatatatatatatatatatatatatatgaacagCAGATTGCTTAAAAAACCTTACATAACAGATTATTAATACAATCATGTTCACATTTATAGAGCCTTTGATAAAATACTGTTACACAGAATATCACAGAGCTACTCAAAAAGTTATCTTACACATACAGTACACGGCACAATATTTAAGCAAAAGCTATTTCAGAGATTACACCAGATGCACAATCCTATTTAGCTCACTTGTGAGGTTCTCCAAACAGGAGAAATGACTCCATTTACAGCCAACCCTCGTACGATGGCCATTAAACCGTGGTTAATCATACACAGGTCGAACCAAGTGTTTGCACTGCGGCTCATAGGAGCAAACACTGCACTGGCAGGCCGATGCGTCTTCTCTGCTGGTTCGAAGCCCCCACAGTTTGGCACAGACTGTGACAGACACAGGTAGTTTCCTCTCTGTACATTCAGAAGTTTTTCGTGTTTTTGCAAAGAGAGAACAAACAGTGCTTCATTACGTGTTCAGTCGGTTCGATGGTATAAAAGCTCAAGAGAGAAATGACGAATGGGTTGAGAAAATAGCCCAGTTGCATAGCAGCGCTGGAGCGGCTGCTGCCGGCCGGCGTGCCGCTGAGCTGATCAGAGAGGGGTGTGAGGTGACAAGGGCAGGTCCTGCTGGATCCAAACAAAAGCAGCTTGAGAAGCACAGTTGGTGCAATTGACATTTACTGAATTTCACCTCCAGTGAAGTCTTTGTGAGGGCAGAAAAAAGCAGACCCTTCGAGAAGAAACGTCCATAAATCCACGTTTCCGACAATTCGAGCTGGACTCTCACCAGTGTAAACAACATGAAGAGAATGAAGGCAACTGGAGGGAAAGTGCCAGCGTGGCGTGAAAGCATATGACAAACGACAGCCAATTGATTTGTCTTTCAACCTGAAAAAATAGCAACGATCTGCAGACGGCACGAGGTTGAGGATAATGAAACATCAAGTTACTGGCTTGTAGAAACGGTTTCACAGATCTGCCAGTGTACCTGTCAGCTGGCTGTACAGTATTTCTATCTATTGAGCAAATCGGTCAAATAACAATATAGCAGAGAAATTGTTCAAagcatttttttacatttttgtacaactttatttacttttatcatTCTTTAAATAAGATGAAGCTATGTCGAtgatgctttttttcttttcttcattacTATTCTGGCCAGTCCCATTTTTATCCGTCCCAGCGTGAAAAATCCCCAACTCAGCCGTACGTTCAGTGACCTTCGGTTGACAGGATGATGCTTGATGCGATCCAGCACTACAGTCAAGTTCTCCACACATCGCAAAAGTAGTCCGTGCTCTTCCGTCCCAGTCGCGTCCTGGATTCgttgcgtgtgcgtgcgtgtgtgcatgtgactaaagcCCTGTGGTGACCTGCGTGACTTCAGAACTGAGGTCATCGTTGGTAACCCCTCCACAACAGCCAGAGTCCACCGACGACCCCTCCAAGGCTAGTCATACCTGCCGAGGGAGGAGAAAGCAGGTCGTGATGACGTGCACGCCACCGGGCTGCAACAAGACCCCGTTCAGACTTGCATTAAACCTGGATCTGCTCACACGGCGGCTAACGCAAAGTCGGATTCAGGTACGATAAAGGTGGTATGGGAAAAGTCCATAATCTGAAAACAGATTCAGGGACCTAATAAAGGAATGTTTTAGAAATGGCTTGTTTAATTTTGTGGTCAAATAAaagtatttatcttttcatttctttcctCTTCCCATGGGACAAAAAGCGTTTATGGTGGAGTGTCTTCATCTCGTTATTTTTTGGTATCTTCTTTGGAGTTTTTATATGCATTTTCTGGTAAAATGATCTAAAGCCACAGATTTCTGCTTAATGTTGggcatttcctttctttttttattgcatgacaaCTTGCTGATTAACGGCTAGCTATCATCAGTGTTGCCACTTATCACGGTGTGCTTCGACTTCTAAGCTGCAAATACAGATCTAACAGTATTCTAGTTTTTCTTATGCAGACAGTTATTTTCAGTTGCTCCCTTTGGTGTTTGCAAACAAAAATAAGTGTGTATTTGCATGTAGAGCAGGAAGGTCAGATCCTTTCACGCAGGACACATTCGGGTATAAATGTTGCTGCATGGGTGAATACACCCTTAAAACGCTGACCACTTGCGATCTGATCATATCTAATGCAAGATCTGAATAGGGTCTAATTTACAGTAACGCAAGCAATGCTTAAAAATATCCCCAtgccaaatgttttatttttcaatggTGAGGGGCACGGAAATTCCAAATATcagatttttttgttgatttttttcctctaaacacagataaaaatggattaaaacacaatcaaaacattttcttttattcaaaAGAGCCTTTggctaaaaaaaatcaaaaatccaggtagtatttatttttaatttcactgATAATTAACATTTGTTTCCAATATGGCGACTAAGCTCCACCAGTATTGTAGCATTAGGAGCATTACGTTAATATGAATGAGCACGTTATCGAGGTTTTTTACCAAATCGCTCCAAGAAAGTGAATAACTCCATTTACCATAACAGATACAGTAGATGTACTTGTACGTGGACACACAGTCCTGTCTACCTGCTGGTTGGACCTCTCGCCTGTGTTTGCACTGTTGATTTCGTGCTGAGCTTGCTTGCGATTGGCGGCTCCGGTTCTGTATGAGTTCTGCATCTCCTCCACCGAGGGATTCGGGTGGCAGAACTCACGGAAACAACGCTTGAAGTTCTCGTCCAGGTAACCGTAGAGAACAGGGTTCAGACTACTGCAGTGGGGTAAAGAACTAAGAGTCAGCTCATTTTCACCCCTACATTGGCAATGAAGAGGCGCAGTAATATTTTAACTAACTTGATTTTTCAAAAAGATCTTTCATCAAATGAAAAAGTCTGAATATCAGtcataaaaactaaacaaatcacAATACTCCTAAGAAATTACTTCAGCCAAATTCCTAAAAAATAATGCTGTCAAATATTTCAGACTCATGTATTTGCCATGGCTGGGTTTGTACCTGTTAGTGTAGCCCAGAGCGATGCAGAAATGCCAGGTGATGGTCTGCAGCGTGGAGCTGGGGATGTTAATCAGAGCTGTGATGATGACAAAGACGTGGATGGGGGTCCAGCAGACGATGAAGACGgcgaccaccaccagaaccatGCGAGTGATACGACGCAGGTTCTTGTCCTTCTCCTGTGAGTGTATATGTGtaatggaggcaatttgtttagTATTGAGGACAAGTGGGAGcacaaaaaggggaaaagaaagGTGAAAGTGGGGtaagaaagataaaaaaagaagaatcaaAATCAACTTTTATGTTAAAGTTATAACTACTTTTAAAACACAGTCTCGCTACAGAACATGTAATAACCACGTTTGCACCACACATTAATACGTAGTAGTTTTACATTATGGATTAAAAGAAGACAACAAATTCAAGTCTCAAAATAAGTACAACAGCTGGTTgaattttactttaaaaaatcTAGATGTGCCTACATTTTAAGTTGAATGTTTGTTGGTGGTACCAACCATAGCCCTGAGTTCGAGCCCTGTCAGATCAAGAATGTTCTGAAGTTCTTTCACTTTGCTGCTTCATTGCCCACAGCTGGTCAGGGTAGTTATTAACAATCCATAGTTATGGGTTAGGATAAATAATAATTCAGCTAAGAAGCACTTAGTTTAGGTTTACCACTCGTACGAAGATGAACGAAGAGTAACATGTTGATACCTCACAATTTCTGAGCATTCAAGAGGCATAAaggaatttcatttttttcatccatccatccatccattatctatgccCGCTTtattctttgcagggtcacgggggtctgctggagcctatcccagctcatttcaggtgagaggcaggggttacaccctggacaggtcgccagtccatcgcagggtcacatatatacacacacaaccagaggcgattctagggtctgttggggccctaggcaaaaatttctagggggcccctcaaaccagcgttcatcactgttatgttataataaactgataccaacgaaaactttatgaaatttatatttatttacacactgctaatttacacacacgacactgtgtgtagttttttttgttttttttttgacactgtgtacaggtggatgatccgtgatcatgggaatgacaACATGGGGCCCCTTaagggaggtttcttactggctactgagatgccattgataattgccttatgtttgtttaaggaggaggatgtggtcattgcggttaccacattttgagatctgtacagtaaaaacagccttcaatacttttttagtcctcaaaacccctgataggaaacacttttgtaataaaagtaattataaaaaaaaaaaaaaaaaaaaaaaatttttttttttgggcctcatgggcccccccaacaactcggggccccaagcagttgcctgccttgcctgttcacaagctgcgccCCTGCACACAACCATGCAccctcacacctacgggcaatttagaatcgccaattaacctaatatgcatgtttttggactgtgggaggaaaccggagtacccggggggaacccacgcaagcatgtTCTCCATTTCTTTCAATTAACTTTCAAACAGTGTGCAGGAGTCATTGAACATATTTGCACTCATactataacagaaaataaagaagataAAACCTAAGGCTCGTTACGCAAGATTAAAGTGACACGCTTCATCCGCTTCAAGTTTATTCCCAAAGGGCTTATGCCATTAAAATACAGAGGATACATTTTCATTCTGTCAGGATCTGGGGACATGATTGTTGGTCACAGGCCACAGGCTCCACTCTAAGTTGATTTTCATAATTGCTTTGTCTCGAGAGCAATGAGTGGACCGATTTTCCAAGCATGCCTCAGGCAGTACTGTATTCTTCAttactattaaaaaaaatgtactccGTTACTACCGTAAAGTTATTCAATAACTAATGAGTGAAATGCCGTGGGTGTACTCAGGCTATCAAACTTCTATAAAATCTTACATTTGCATCTACTGAAGAGCTTCCAGCTTGCGACTTGCAAATCAACCAATTTGGTTCATATTtgtgaagaaaaggaaaaaagattttTCTTAACCTGGGTGCCTGAAAGCATTCGCACGCTCTTGAGCCGCAGGATCATGAGACCGTAgcagatggtgatgatgaggacAGGCATGATGAAGGCAAAGATGAACACGCAGATCTTCAGCAGGGTGTCCCAATACCAGGAGGGGTGGGGGAAAATCAGCTTGCAGTCAACAATGTTGGAGTCTGTGAAGGGTGACAAATGCCCATACACTGTGTGCTCACATGTTTAGCCAAACATCACGACTACAATTCACAGGAAGCAGGAGTtcattctgatttaaaaaaaagatcaagcaaacaaaaaaaggaaaaattctTTAATGTGTTTGTAAATCTTCTTGTACCTAATGCAACCCAGAGCAGTAATGACTAATTACTACTGTCAGTGTGATACCGAGTAGAAACTGCAGCATATATGGTGGCAAGCAGGCGAATGTGAACGTCTTGGAGTTAACTGGTTTTCTGCATGAATAGGCCATAAAATCTAATCTGCTTTTCAGAGTTACAGTAGCAGACAAACACAGTGTGCTTAGGCTGATAACACAGAAGCTATTATCGTATCTTATGCTTTCATTAAACACATGAGGTAAACATTCACAGTACCGAAGGAGACTGGCAGCAGTCAGTGTGGTTGCTTGCATCTAAATCAAagtattggcaacaatctagctaaggattaaactggagtttccgagAAATCCAAGTTTACATGCgcaagaagacaatcgattattgagtgaggtgagTTCGACTCCGTGATTTTACGTGGCGTTCTTCCAGTTAGTTCTTTGTTGTTTGTCcttttcttctcctactgtgttgatattctggctttcgcggtgttgtcacttccagaagagggagtcccggggcagtcactagctcggctaagcgtgggttgcgtatacatgACGGAATAACTCtgattaggacgcattatctggtACTATTAGCtccatctcaagagcttcagttcgttTCGACTACGGCCTGGCtcaggtgtatacatggcttttaaaaattcgatatcggttggattaaggcaacatttcgactttctgttaatgcatgtaaacgtactgagtgactTTAAGCAAGTGCTTTAGATAGCTCTGGATCAGACCTCGACTATGTTCAGGAGGCTTTACATGGGTGCTTCAACACAACCACGTCTGTGGGATGTCTGGTGTTAGCGGCTCTCTTGAGGCCATTCCACAATATATCTAATGGAATACGTTCCTGGAACCTTACTGAGCCACTTCAATCCTAACTGAACTCGTAACTGAACTCAGCCTGTTTCCCGGCCTACTCGTTAGTTTGCCGATTCTCGCATTAAACGGGATTGACTGGCGTCAGTTCTGACCAGTATGACACCATGCAGAGAGCTGAGAAAAATGGAGGAAACTCCTTTCTGCTGCTTGTATCCGTGATCTCGTGAGCTTTAGCTCACGACCCACAGCTAATAAACACAGGTGAGGGTAGGAACGTAGGCCGACTGGTAAATAGAGAGCCTCGcctttcttcctcctctgctgcagaagctGGGTCCTGGGACGTGATGCAGACTCATCAAATTGTGTttaatcattttttcatttaaacCAATGATGCTGTGGGAAATTATATTTCATCACTGGTTTGTATACAATATAGTTCATATACTCTGTTATTTTAGTGCTTTCCGCAGTGATCATGGCAACAGGAGAGTTACACACTTAGCCCATGCTTGGAATACGGCTGAGAGCAGGAGAAAACAAGAGACAAGAAGGAAGAAGATGTTTCAGACACTTTCTTCCCTCGATTGCCTTCCGTAATGTGAGATCTCTGGGAAACAAAAATGTACTAGCTGGCAGTGCTAATTAGGACACAGCAGAGATACTGGGAAGGTTGCTTTAAGTGTATAACTAAGCCATGGTTGTAGGAGGATATTTCCAAATCCAACACCTTTCTGCCTGGCTCCCAGACTCTACAGGGAAACAGAGATTGCAGGCAGAAAGGCAAGCATAAAGGAAGAGAGCTTGTAATGCTGGTATAATCCTggatgtgttattatgattGAACAGAATATTTAAAGATAGAGTAATACAGAATATTTTTTTAGTCTGTTTCAAGTTCTACTTAGTTTTGGGTCAAAGGTATACTTGTGCTCATGCTTACGAGTGACGACAGTGGAGGCCATGAACATGACAGGCAGCCCGATGGCCGAGGACAGGATCCAGTTGCAGATGTTGACAATCTTAGCATTCCTTGGAGTCCTGAAGTCCAGCGCTTTGACGGGGTGGCACACAGCGACGTAGCGGTCGATGCTCATGGTGGTGAGAGTGAAGATGGAGGTGAACATGTTGTAGTAGTCGATGGACATCACCATCTTGCACAGCATGTCACCGAACGGCCAGGTCCCCATCAAGTAGTTGACACTCTGGAACGGAAGTGTGCTGGTGACCAAGGCGTCTGCCAGAGCGAGGTTGAAGATGTAGATGTTGGTGGCCGTCTTCATTTTGGTGTACCTGCGGAGAAAGCATGGAATCACTACAGACAACAGACGTGTGGCAAGCCTTCCTTTGCTCCATCACACCGGAGGGACATCTTTGGCATTTTGAACCCCTCTCTGATTTCATAATCAGATCCTCTGAAGCTCCAGGACAGCAGGTCTGGTCTCTGGACTGGTTCCATCTTAAAAAACAGTCTCCAACTCCAAAGGGTCATAATGGCAATTATAAAATGTTGGGCTAGCTAGAGGAAGGAGTAGTGCTGATCTACAATCAAGCTCTGTGACATTCCAATATTAAGAGTCATCTCAACACTTGACTCTAAGCCACAAAGCTCCTGCCCTTCTGGATCCCGGTGACCTGATTCGGTAATCATGTAGTAATTATGCATGACATTTCAAAAGTCATTCACTGAGTGGTATACCATGCCCTCACACCTGGGATGCATTTTTTCATCAAGGATCTGCAGTATATTGAAGATATTCACCTCAACTCTCCTCTTAATGCAAATGCATACCAGCCTACTTGTATTTGCCTTCTTGTGTTTACATGCGCGccatttccttgttttctcagtCTTGCTTTATCCACCCCTACTCTGTCATCTGAATTCTTTACTGTCTTACTGTTAAAGAACCTGCTACTGTTTTTAAAGCACATTGAATCACCTCGTTGTTGAATTGttctatagaaataaactcgCCTTGCCTTTTTGAAGAGTTTCATAACTCACTCCAGAAACAACTCTATAAAACATGGTCAAATATTTTAGCTATGACAGTTTCCTTGTAACTTCAGATAGATTGTAACCCAAGGAAGTCATGGCACGATGATTATCTTGGAACAATTTGTGAGTTACTCAGATCGCCTGCGTCAGCTGGTTGCAACCTCATTCAATCACACATGCAACTCAGTTTAAGGAGCCGCTCAGGAAGAGTCATTTCCCAGGCTGTAAGGTTTTAAAACATCTCAGAGATGAATTACTTCCCCTCAGGTGGGTTAAAAAAGGATTAGATGCAAGTTTCAAgatcaaaatgcatttgaaaataCTGTTTGATGAAATGTAAACCAACGGAAATTGTGGACACTGCATGAATGTCAATTCTTGTATATCCTTAAGATTCTATTCATATCACAGACAAAGCTTCTTAAAAAATGGGAACATAAAAGCCACGTTATAGTATTAgcttaagtttttttttcagtaagtTATCAAGGTTCAATTGAAAGATTCTTTAAATCTGAATTTGATCTACCACCATTGTGGCTAGAAGGATAAAGGACAAACAAACGGCTTCTTCAGTTCAGCCTCTCAAAAACACTCTTTTACTGTATCTCACTAAAATGTCCTTTCAattaagtatttttgaaaaCTGGGCAATAAAAGAGGAAGTTCTAAGAAAATTAGATTGCGAAGTGTCAACAAAAAAACACGTCCGTGTGATCATTAGCTCAGAGGACGAGGATGAAGCACAGACAGCTCAAATGATTAGATCTCATCAACGAGGACATGTATTATGTTTAGCATTTGCTGTCCTCGCAATGAGGCAAAAGGTTAAGTCAACACCCACACacccttaactgagacgca
This window harbors:
- the oprm1 gene encoding mu-type opioid receptor isoform X3 codes for the protein MESAGNSSEAPLRSPLFYNSSFCPNLTDNNASLAEPPCGATRGLPGSLDDDANPVLIAIVITALYSMVCMVGLVGNVLVMFIIVRYTKMKTATNIYIFNLALADALVTSTLPFQSVNYLMGTWPFGDMLCKMVMSIDYYNMFTSIFTLTTMSIDRYVAVCHPVKALDFRTPRNAKIVNICNWILSSAIGLPVMFMASTVVTHSNIVDCKLIFPHPSWYWDTLLKICVFIFAFIMPVLIITICYGLMILRLKSVRMLSGTQEKDKNLRRITRMVLVVVAVFIVCWTPIHVFVIITALINIPSSTLQTITWHFCIALGYTNSSLNPVLYGYLDENFKRCFREFCHPNPSVEEMQNSYRTGAANRKQAQHEINSANTGERSNQQV
- the oprm1 gene encoding mu-type opioid receptor isoform X2 translates to MESAGNSSEAPLRSPLFYNSSFCPNLTDNNASLAEPPCGATRGLPGSLDDDANPVLIAIVITALYSMVCMVGLVGNVLVMFIIVRYTKMKTATNIYIFNLALADALVTSTLPFQSVNYLMGTWPFGDMLCKMVMSIDYYNMFTSIFTLTTMSIDRYVAVCHPVKALDFRTPRNAKIVNICNWILSSAIGLPVMFMASTVVTHSNIVDCKLIFPHPSWYWDTLLKICVFIFAFIMPVLIITICYGLMILRLKSVRMLSGTQEKDKNLRRITRMVLVVVAVFIVCWTPIHVFVIITALINIPSSTLQTITWHFCIALGYTNSSLNPVLYGYLDENFKRCFREFCHPNPSVEEMQNSYRTGAANRKQAQHEINSANTGERSNQQVDRTVCPRTSTSTVSVMV
- the oprm1 gene encoding mu-type opioid receptor isoform X1; the encoded protein is MESAGNSSEAPLRSPLFYNSSFCPNLTDNNASLAEPPCGATRGLPGSLDDDANPVLIAIVITALYSMVCMVGLVGNVLVMFIIVRYTKMKTATNIYIFNLALADALVTSTLPFQSVNYLMGTWPFGDMLCKMVMSIDYYNMFTSIFTLTTMSIDRYVAVCHPVKALDFRTPRNAKIVNICNWILSSAIGLPVMFMASTVVTHSNIVDCKLIFPHPSWYWDTLLKICVFIFAFIMPVLIITICYGLMILRLKSVRMLSGTQEKDKNLRRITRMVLVVVAVFIVCWTPIHVFVIITALINIPSSTLQTITWHFCIALGYTNSSLNPVLYGYLDENFKRCFREFCHPNPSVEEMQNSYRTGAANRKQAQHEINSANTGERSNQQVDRTVCPRTSTSTVSVMVNGVIHFLGAIW